A genomic stretch from Arvicanthis niloticus isolate mArvNil1 chromosome 12, mArvNil1.pat.X, whole genome shotgun sequence includes:
- the Comt gene encoding catechol O-methyltransferase, whose amino-acid sequence MLLAAVSLGLLLLALLLLFRHLGWGLVAICWFEFVQQPVRNLLMGDTKEQRILRHVQQHAKPGDPQSVLEAIDTYCSQKEWAMNVGDAKGQIMDAIIQEYRPSLVLELGAYCGYSAVRMARLLPPGARLLTMEMNPDYAAITQQMLNFAGLQDKVTILNGASQDLIPQLKKKHDVDTLDMVFLDHWKDRYLPDTLLLEECGLLRKGTVLLADNVIVPGAPDFLAYVRGSSSFECTHYSSYLEYMKVVDGLEKAIYQGPSSPVES is encoded by the exons ATGCTGTTGGCTGCAGTCTCATTGGGTCTCCTGTTGTTGGCCCTCCTCCTGCTCTTTCGACACCTGGGCTGGGGCTTGGTGGCTATTTGCTGGTTTGAGTTCGTGCAGCAGCCAGTCCGCAACTTGCTCATGGGTGACACAAAGGAGCAGCGCATCCTGCGCCATGTGCAGCAGCACGCAAAGCCTGGAGACCCCCAGAGCGTCCTGGAGGCCATCGACACCTACTGCTCACAGAAGGAGTGGGCCATGAATGTGGGTGACGCAAAAG GCCAAATCATGGATGCAATAATTCAGGAGTACAGGCCCTCGCTGGTGCTGGAGCTAGGAGCTTACTGTGGCTACTCAGCCGTGCGAATGGCCCGACTGCTGCCGCCTGGAGCCAGGTTGCTCACCATGGAGATGAACCCTGACTACGCTGCCATCACCCAGCAAATGCTGAACTTTGCTGGCCTACAGGACAAA GTCACCATCCTCAATGGGGCATCCCAGGACCTTATCCCCCAGCTGAAGAAGAAGCATGACGTGGACACATTAGACATGGTCTTTCTTGACCACTGGAAAGACCGCTACCTTCCAGACACACTTCTCCTGGAG GAATGTGGCCTGCTTCGCAAAGGGACGGTGCTCCTGGCCGACAACGTCATTGTCCCGGGAGCCCCTGACTTCCTGGCATATGTGAGGGGGAGCAGCAGCTTCGAGTGCACACACTACAGCTCATACCTGGAGTACATGAAAGTGGTGGACGGCTTGGAGAAGGCAATCTACCAGGGTCCAAGCAGCCCTGTGGAGTCCTGA